The following coding sequences are from one Fibrobacter sp. UBA4297 window:
- a CDS encoding acyl-CoA carboxylase subunit beta: MWDKSYLEKLSERNAKAQAGGGAARVEKQHSQGKLTARERLEILFDKGTFKEIGAMRLSQSIELPESKRIYGDGVVTGYGKINGRPVYACSQDFTVSGGSLGSAHAKKICHVMDLALDSMVPFISINDGGGARIEEGVSSLDGYSGIFARNTWASGVIPQISVILGPCAGGACYSPAITDFIFMTEKTSQMFITGPAVVKAVTAEVVTPDQLGGAGVHSSKSGVAHFVYKDDKECLEGVRNLLKYLPQSNTDKSVAQAGTIVDKSADIEEIIPDNFKRAYDVRDVLNCFADKDSFLEIQPEFAKNVVIGFIRLDGNVIGVVANQPKYLAGSLDVDASDKAARFVRFCDSFNIPILTLEDVPGYMPGTKQEHNGIIRHGAKLLFAYAEATVPRVTLILRKAYGGAYIAMNSKNLGADCVFALPIAQIAVMGAEGAVDILRRKEIAASAEPAKLREQYIAQYEEKYLNPYIAAGNGFIDEVIEPKSVRDRLVSAFENLKNKKKAVLWKKHGNIPL, encoded by the coding sequence ATGTGGGATAAATCGTATTTAGAAAAGTTGAGCGAACGCAACGCCAAGGCTCAAGCCGGTGGCGGCGCCGCTCGTGTAGAAAAACAGCACTCCCAGGGTAAGCTCACCGCCCGCGAACGCCTTGAAATCCTTTTTGACAAGGGCACGTTCAAGGAAATCGGTGCCATGCGCCTTTCCCAGAGCATCGAGCTCCCGGAATCCAAGCGCATTTACGGCGACGGTGTCGTGACGGGTTACGGCAAGATCAATGGCCGCCCGGTTTACGCTTGCTCCCAGGACTTCACGGTGAGCGGCGGTTCTCTCGGTTCCGCACACGCGAAGAAGATTTGCCACGTGATGGACCTCGCCCTTGATTCCATGGTGCCGTTCATCAGCATCAACGACGGCGGTGGCGCCCGTATCGAAGAAGGCGTTAGCTCCCTCGACGGTTACAGTGGCATTTTTGCCCGTAACACTTGGGCAAGTGGCGTGATTCCGCAAATTTCCGTGATTCTCGGACCATGCGCAGGTGGTGCTTGCTACTCCCCGGCTATTACAGACTTTATCTTCATGACCGAAAAGACGAGCCAGATGTTCATCACGGGCCCGGCTGTCGTGAAGGCTGTGACTGCTGAAGTCGTGACCCCGGACCAGCTCGGTGGCGCAGGCGTTCATTCTTCCAAGTCCGGCGTTGCACACTTCGTGTACAAGGACGACAAGGAATGCCTCGAAGGCGTGCGTAACTTGCTCAAGTACCTCCCGCAGAGCAACACAGACAAGTCTGTCGCTCAGGCCGGTACAATCGTGGACAAGTCCGCCGATATCGAAGAAATCATTCCGGACAACTTTAAGCGCGCTTACGATGTTCGCGACGTGCTCAACTGCTTTGCCGACAAGGATTCCTTCCTCGAAATCCAGCCGGAATTTGCAAAGAACGTTGTCATCGGCTTTATCCGCCTCGACGGTAACGTGATTGGCGTTGTCGCTAACCAGCCGAAGTACCTCGCCGGTTCTTTGGACGTGGACGCTAGCGATAAGGCAGCACGCTTTGTCCGCTTCTGCGATAGCTTCAACATTCCTATCCTTACGCTCGAAGACGTTCCGGGTTACATGCCGGGCACGAAGCAGGAACACAACGGCATTATCCGCCACGGTGCAAAGCTCCTCTTTGCATACGCCGAAGCAACAGTGCCGCGCGTGACGCTCATCCTCCGCAAGGCTTACGGTGGCGCATACATCGCCATGAACAGCAAGAACCTCGGTGCAGACTGCGTGTTCGCCCTCCCGATTGCTCAGATCGCCGTTATGGGTGCTGAAGGCGCTGTCGACATTCTCCGCAGAAAGGAAATTGCCGCATCTGCAGAACCGGCCAAGCTCCGCGAACAGTACATCGCTCAGTACGAAGAAAAGTACTTGAACCCGTACATTGCCGCAGGCAACGGATTCATTGACGAAGTCATTGAACCGAAGAGCGTTCGCGACCGCCTTGTCTCTGCATTCGAAAACTTGAAGAACAAGAAGAAGGCTGTGCTTTGGAAGAAGCACGGAAATATTCCGCTGTAG
- the fabD gene encoding ACP S-malonyltransferase, translating to MISYVFPGQGSQFPGMGKDLFESNADVKSMFLKANEILGFNITDVMFNGTAEDLKQTKVTQPAVFLLSVAMAKVQGGKPDMAAGHSLGEFSALTATGAITFEAGLKLVAKRAEAMQKACELRPGTMAAVLGGSDELVEEACAQVKDAAVVPANFNSPGQVVISGEKKGIDEVAAYLTGKVKRVVPLQVGGAFHSPLMESARAELAKAIEETEFSTPVCPVYQNVDAKPHTDPNEIKANLLTQLTSPVRWTQTVKNMIADGATEFKELGPGEVLTNLIKRIQK from the coding sequence ATGATTTCATATGTATTTCCCGGTCAGGGTTCTCAGTTCCCAGGAATGGGCAAAGATTTATTCGAATCGAACGCCGACGTAAAGTCGATGTTCTTAAAGGCAAACGAAATTCTCGGCTTCAACATTACGGATGTAATGTTCAACGGCACCGCAGAAGACCTCAAGCAGACGAAAGTCACGCAGCCGGCAGTGTTCCTGCTCTCTGTTGCTATGGCTAAGGTCCAGGGTGGCAAGCCGGATATGGCCGCTGGGCACTCGCTCGGCGAATTCTCCGCACTCACGGCCACGGGCGCCATCACTTTTGAAGCAGGCCTCAAGCTCGTTGCAAAGCGTGCCGAAGCCATGCAGAAGGCTTGCGAACTCCGCCCGGGTACTATGGCCGCTGTTCTCGGCGGTTCTGATGAACTCGTCGAAGAAGCTTGCGCACAGGTCAAGGACGCAGCCGTTGTTCCGGCAAACTTCAACAGCCCGGGACAGGTCGTGATTTCTGGCGAAAAGAAGGGCATCGACGAAGTCGCCGCCTACCTCACCGGTAAAGTGAAGCGCGTCGTTCCGCTGCAGGTCGGTGGTGCATTCCACTCCCCGCTCATGGAAAGCGCCCGTGCAGAACTTGCAAAGGCAATCGAAGAAACTGAATTTTCGACTCCGGTCTGCCCGGTCTACCAGAACGTAGATGCCAAGCCGCACACGGACCCGAACGAAATTAAGGCAAACCTTCTCACTCAGCTCACCTCCCCCGTCCGTTGGACACAGACGGTCAAGAACATGATTGCAGATGGTGCCACAGAATTTAAGGAACTTGGCCCCGGCGAAGTTCTTACCAACCTTATCAAGCGCATTCAGAAGTAA
- a CDS encoding acyl carrier protein, translating into MANEEIKSKLKAFFMSDLGVDGDVLNYDTPLFGEEIGLDSVDSLEIISFVDDNFGVSMTGVAKENFQSIDTIAAFIEKNKA; encoded by the coding sequence ATGGCAAACGAAGAAATCAAGAGCAAACTCAAGGCATTCTTTATGTCCGATCTCGGCGTAGATGGCGATGTCCTGAATTACGATACTCCGCTTTTCGGCGAAGAAATCGGTCTTGACTCCGTGGACTCCCTTGAAATCATCTCCTTCGTCGATGACAACTTCGGCGTTTCTATGACTGGCGTTGCTAAGGAAAACTTCCAGAGTATCGACACCATCGCCGCTTTCATCGAAAAGAACAAGGCTTAA